A window from Pongo abelii isolate AG06213 chromosome 6, NHGRI_mPonAbe1-v2.0_pri, whole genome shotgun sequence encodes these proteins:
- the NUP42 gene encoding nucleoporin NUP42 isoform X1 yields the protein MEVWESSGQWMFSVYSPVKKKPNISGFTDISPEELRLEYHNFLTSNNLQSYLNSVQRLINQWRNRVNELKSLNISTKVALLSDVKDGVNQAAPAFGFGSSQAATFVSPGFPVNNSSSDNAQNFSFKTNSGFAAASSGSPAGFRSSPAFGAAASTSSAISTSAPAFGFGKPEVTSAASFSFKSPAASSFGSPGFSGLPASLATGPVRAPVAPAFGGGSSVAGFGSLGSHSHAAFSKPSSDTFGNSSISTSLSASSSIIATDNVLFTPRDKLTVEELEQFQSKKFTLGKIPLKPPPLELLNI from the exons GTTTTACAGACATTTCACCAGAGGAATTGAGGCTTGAATACCATAACTTCTTAACCAGCAATAACTTACAGAGTTAT CTAAATTCTGTCCAACGTTTAATAAATCAATGGAGGAACAGGGTAAATGAACTGAAAAGCCTCAATATATCAACTAAAGTAGCTTTG ctctCTGATGTAAAGGATGGAGTAAATCAAGCAGCACCTGCATTTGGATTTGGCAGTAGTCAAGCAGCAACATTTGTGTCGCCAG gctttCCAGTCAATAACAGCAGCAGTGATAATGCTCAGAACTTTAGTTTTAAAACAAACTCTGGATTTGCCGCTGCCTCTTCTGGAAGCCCTGCTGGTTTTCGGAGTTCCCCAGCATTTGGAGCTGCAGCCTCTACCAGTTCAGCTATCTCTACTTCTGCTCCAGCTTTTGGATTTGGGAAACCTGAAGTCACCTCGGCTGCATCATTTTCATTCAAAAGCCCTGCAGCTTCCAGTTTTGGATCACCTGGATTTTCAGGACTTCCAGCTTCCTTGGCAACAGGTCCTGTCAGAGCTCCAGTGGCCCCAGCCTTTGGAGGTGGCAGTTCTGTGGCTGGTTTTGGTAGTCTGGGCTCACATTCTCACGCTGCTTTTTCTAAGCCATCCAGTGACACTTTTGGAAATAGCAGCATATCCACTTCTCTCTCAGCCTCAAGCAGCATCATTGCAACAGATAATGTGTTATTCACACCCAGAGATAAACTAACAGTAGAAGAACTCGAACAATTTCAATCCAAGAAATTTACTCTGGGAAAAATTCCATTAAAGCCTCCACCTCTGGaacttctaaatatttaa